A single genomic interval of Penaeus monodon isolate SGIC_2016 chromosome 30, NSTDA_Pmon_1, whole genome shotgun sequence harbors:
- the LOC119592573 gene encoding membrane progestin receptor gamma-like, with product MVMLSCLSYMSGRLQEVREALKGLQDIAWPRTYSVHEVPEPFREPGIVTGYRSDHCSLRQAIVSVFTPNNEAMNVWTHFIPALYFAWLTTSFSTSMDLFGDRFLLPFTCYMISACGYMLISSFAHTFSCVSLLARYVCFFFDYIGISMYSWGAALLCFNYSFPPHLMGGWASYVFLPVAAMNTVAATFCSCLSRFCEAKGIRTLLRLGAFAVPAVWIGLMLVQWVFTCFLYSEVCKETTLSLHFGHVFFLILGATFYGSHLPECISPGSFDTMGHSHNLFHICVVISTYYEMLAGLENLQYRRSILETLQWSPSPAWVTLVTPALVTLNAVTVMVFTYFMHRKLNSASYSSSGDSSAEMLNGHSKCA from the coding sequence ATGGTAATGCTCTCCTGCTTGAGTTACATGAGCGGCCGCCTCCAGGAGGTGCGCGAAGCTTTGAAGGGACTACAAGATATCGCTTGGCCTCGAACATACAGTGTCCACGAAGTACCCGAGCCTTTTAGAGAGCCAGGGATCGTCACAGGTTACAGGAGTGACCACTGCTCTCTTCGCCAAGCCATCGTGTCTGTGTTTACACCCAACAACGAGGCGATGAACGTCTGGACCCACTTCATTCCCGCACTGTATTTCGCGTGGCTGACGACGTCTTTTTCAACCTCAATGGATCTCTTCGGCGACCGGTTCTTGCTCCCCTTCACCTGCTACATGATCTCGGCGTGCGGCTATATGCTCATCAGTTCCTTTGCTCACACCTTCTCCTGCGTATCCCTCCTGGCCAGATACGTTTGCTTCTTCTTTGACTACATCGGAATATCTATGTACTCATGGGGCGCGGCCTTGCTGTGTTTTAATTACAGCTTCCCTCCCCACCTGATGGGAGGTTGGGCGTCCTACGTCTTCCTCCCGGTAGCTGCTATGAACACCGTAGCAGCCACATTCTGCTCGTGCCTGTCTCGGTTCTGCGAGGCGAAGGGAATAAGGACGCTCTTACGCCTCGGGGCTTTCGCGGTGCCTGCCGTGTGGATTGGACTGATGTTAGTCCAGTGGGTCTTTACCTGCTTCTTGTACAGTGAAGTTTGCAAAGAGACAACGCTCTCCCTCCATTTCGGTCACGTGTTCTTTCTCATCTTGGGAGCCACCTTCTACGGCTCCCATCTCCCTGAATGCATTTCACCAGGGAGCTTTGATACAATGGGACACTCACACAATCTCTTTCACATCTGCGTGGTTATCTCCACTTACTACGAGATGCTAGCTGGCTTAGAGAACTTGCAGTACCGACGAAGCATCCTGGAAACCCTTCAGTGGTCACCGTCTCCTGCGTGGGTCACTCTCGTCACGCCGGCGCTCGTAACCCTCAATGCCGTCACAGTCATGGTCTTCACATACTTCATGCACCGTAAGTTGAACAGCGCCAGTTATTCCAGTTCCGGTGACAGCAGCGCAGAGATGCTCAACGGTCACTCCAAATGCGCATGA
- the LOC119592575 gene encoding membrane progestin receptor gamma-like, with amino-acid sequence MFPGAGYVTGRLREAGNVTYRLREASRLPKVRVRRVDEVSEPLREPGIITGYRNENCTVLQAVVSLFNATNETVNFWTHFLASLYFIWLLASLSSAMPLFDDPYLYPLTCYLFTSCGYPLMSCIAHAFSCLSITATHVCYFLDYAALSVYTWGVAYAYYSYCLAPQLMDSWFAQIFLPVALMNAVSATFCACLSRFIVNPIIQKSLRVSAFVVPAVWDLTPLALWLYTCDASAESCGESRIHHINQYVCVIVASFFYGSHFPERLAPGRFDIVGHSHNLLHVFSFLATNEQMRAVLIDLKLRRGVLENAGWIPNLKLLTLVTPCLIITIIILVLVMTRLLSRKIATDTAPNPNKTCPSAAAETSSPPPCHTNGHFENKAKEE; translated from the coding sequence ATGTTTCCTGGCGCTGGGTACGTGACGGGCCGGCTCCGCGAAGCTGGGAATGTGACGTACCGCTTGCGGGAGGCTTCGCGGCTCCCGAAGGTGCGGGTCCGGCGGGTAGATGAAGTCTCGGAACCCTTGCGGGAACCCGGCATCATAACCGGCTACAGAAATGAGAACTGCACTGTTCTCCAGGCCGTTGTTTCACTCTTCAATGCCACCAATGAAACGGTCAACTTCTGGACACATTTCCTGGCGTCCCTCTATTTCATCTGGCTCCTCGCGTCTCTCTCCTCTGCGATGCCGCTCTTTGACGATCCGTATTTGTACCCGCTTACCTGCTACTTGTTTACCTCATGTGGGTATCCGCTCATGAGCTGCATAGCGCATGCATTCTCTTGTCTTTCCATAACGGCCACACACGTGTGCTATTTTCTGGACTATGCAGCCCTCTCCGTGTACACTTGGGGCGTCGCATATGCCTACTACAGCTACTGCTTAGCGCCACAACTTATGGACTCGTGGTTCGCTCAGATCTTCCTTCCTGTAGCGCTGATGAACGCGGTATCTGCCACATTCTGCGCCTGTCTGTCGCGCTTTATTGTCAACCCAATCATCCAGAAGTCATTGCGGGTGTCAGCCTTCGTGGTGCCGGCCGTGTGGGACCTGACGCCTCTTGCCCTTTGGCTGTACACGTGCGACGCCAGCGCGGAGTCCTGCGGAGAGTCCCGCATCCACCACATCAACCAGTACGTGTGTGTCATCGTTGCCTCCTTCTTCTACGGCTCGCACTTCCCCGAACGCCTTGCACCGGGTCGCTTCGACATTGTCGGCCACTCGCATAACCTGCTTCACGTGTTCAGCTTCCTGGCGACCAACGAGCAAATGCGCGCCGTGCTCATTGACCTGAAGTTGCGGCGTGGCGTCCTGGAGAACGCAGGCTGGATTCCCAACCTGAAGCTGCTGACCCTTGTCACGCCCTGTttaataatcaccattattatcctcgTACTGGTCATGACACGACTCCTGTCTCGCAAAATCGCCACCGACACAGCTCCGAATCCGAACAAAACTTGCCCCTCCGCGGCTGCTGAGACGTCTTCCCCGCCGCCTTGCCACACCAACGGGCACTTTGAGAATAAAGCTAAGGAAGAGTGA
- the LOC119592572 gene encoding E3 ubiquitin-protein ligase RING1-like (The sequence of the model RefSeq protein was modified relative to this genomic sequence to represent the inferred CDS: added 45 bases not found in genome assembly) gives MTTTEQSAVNKTWELSLYELHRTPQEAITDSTEIAVSPRSLHSELMCPICLDMLKNTMTTKECLHRFCQECIITALRSGNKECPTCRKKLVSKRSLRPDPNFDTLISKIYPSRDEYEQHQERVFAKLNKNHNHASLITSIEEGIRLQIQSRQKNRKSMQEEGTTPTPTPSAPSTPTPSEPNTPTTTNTSAATTANPNNSTNATNSSALGPRVKKPRRTSENESGAGSSNDGNPGEEIEGPIESGEIELVFRPHPLEMNEDNELIRELKDSSIRYIKTTANATIDHLSKYLAMRLTLANRTGELETELPSSLNNFCIYIAPTPDQYIGVGGSLTLEQINEKYWRVNKPMEMFYSWKKN, from the exons ATGACTACAACAGAACAAAGTGCTGTCAACAAAACATGGGAGCTCTCTCTCTATGAGCTCCACAGAACTCCACAAGAAGCCATCACTGATAGTACAGAAATTGCAGTATCTCCACGCTCTCTCCACTCAGAGCTCATGTGTCCTATCTGCTTGGACATGTTGAAAAACACTATGACCACAAAGGAGTGCCTACATCGATTCTGCCAG GAATGCATCATCACAGCACTGAGATCTGGCAACAAAGAATGTCCAACATGTCGCAAAAAACTTGTGTCTAAAAGGTCACTTCGTCCAGACCCAAACTTTGATACCCTCATATCAAAAATCTACCCCAGCCGTGACGAGTACGAGCAGCACCAAGAGAGAGTGTTTGCAAAGCTGAACAAGAACCACAATCATGCTTCCTTAATCACTTCCATAGAGGAGGGCATCAGGCTGCAGATTCAAAGCCGACAGAAGAACAGAAAATCCATGCAGGAGGAGGGGA GTGAACCCAATacaccaaccaccacaaacaccagtGCTGCAACCACAGCCAATCCCAACAACTCCACCAATGCTACAAATTCGTCAGCTCTAGGGCCTAGGGTAAAGAAGCCTCGAAGAACCTCAGAAAATGAGTCCGGTGCAGGGTCCAGTAACGATGGCAATCCCGGTGAAGAGATCGAAGGACCTATAGAATCAGGGGAGATTGAGCTGGTATTCAGACCTCATCCACTGGAGATGAACGAGGACAACGAATTGATACGGGAATTGAAGGATTCATCCATACGTTACATTAAGACAACAGCAAATGCTACAA TTGACCACCTCTCCAAATACCTGGCTATGCGTCTTACTCTAGCAAACAGGACAGGAGAGCTAGAGACAGAACTTCCATCGTCTCTCAACAACTTCTGTATCTACATTGCTCCAACTCCAGACCAATATATCGGTGTTGGTGGCTCACTCACACTAGAACAAATCAATGAAAAATATTGGAGAGTAAATAAACCCATGGAAATGTTCTATTCttggaagaaaaattaa